In the genome of bacterium, one region contains:
- a CDS encoding dephospho-CoA kinase, translating into MEAYGLTGNIGCGKSTVAKILAKFKGVAVFDCDQISKELMSSGRYIKEINTILQDNVFDITHGNRPDLPKIAKIIFSHPERKMALEKFIHPFVWQEVEQQVNAQDGKKLCVVESAIIFETRNQDRFTDIITVTCNQVEQLRRLRENRKMSEDQIKARIVQQVPSSYKEKNARYVINTDCSPEQLEQRVESLYRQLRFRNWRQLKNNSRLFLT; encoded by the coding sequence ATGGAAGCTTACGGACTAACCGGAAACATCGGCTGCGGCAAGAGCACAGTAGCTAAAATACTCGCTAAATTTAAAGGCGTAGCTGTCTTTGACTGCGATCAAATCTCCAAGGAACTTATGTCGAGCGGCAGATACATTAAAGAAATTAATACAATTTTACAAGATAATGTATTCGACATCACCCATGGCAACCGTCCCGACCTGCCTAAGATAGCAAAGATAATTTTTAGCCATCCGGAGCGGAAAATGGCTTTGGAAAAATTTATTCATCCATTTGTATGGCAAGAAGTCGAACAGCAGGTTAATGCCCAGGACGGCAAAAAGCTCTGCGTAGTCGAATCGGCGATTATCTTCGAAACCAGAAATCAGGACAGATTTACAGATATCATTACCGTAACATGCAATCAGGTAGAACAGCTGCGGCGCTTAAGAGAAAATCGCAAGATGAGTGAGGACCAAATCAAAGCGCGCATCGTTCAGCAAGTCCCTTCTAGCTATAAAGAAAAAAATGCTAGATATGTGATTAACACTGACTGCAGTCCGGAACAGCTCGAGCAAAGAGTAGAATCACTTTACCGGCAGCTGCGGTTTCGCAATTGGCGGCAGCTTAAAAATAACTCACGTCTATTTCTGACGTGA
- a CDS encoding aminoglycoside phosphotransferase family protein, whose translation MGSRWRLIHGIEGEVYTATPATEIAFRAGKVLAQFHSQLKNYTEELKPTLPMFRYDEVLNKLIKYEPQFLATRDPKVIQAFTLLKDQFPKLLLPKNLPEQIIHTDPKITNFLFNIQDQGICMIDLDTIQKLSPLYDIGDCVRSLCGQSEDNPNNVFDKERYEAIIKGYLHVEQTAFATILSDTEKALIPQACQLIMLGLASRFLNDYIDDNYFGWDETRYTSRKDHNLARAIGQIALWHSMKQQA comes from the coding sequence ATGGGAAGCCGCTGGAGACTGATCCATGGCATAGAAGGCGAAGTTTACACCGCCACCCCTGCAACAGAAATCGCTTTCAGAGCTGGCAAGGTCTTGGCACAATTTCACAGCCAATTGAAAAACTATACCGAAGAGCTAAAGCCGACTCTTCCAATGTTTCGGTATGATGAAGTTCTAAATAAACTAATCAAGTACGAACCGCAATTTCTAGCGACTAGAGACCCTAAAGTTATACAAGCTTTCACATTATTAAAGGATCAGTTTCCCAAATTACTGCTTCCTAAAAACTTACCCGAGCAGATTATTCACACGGACCCAAAAATCACCAATTTTCTGTTTAACATCCAGGACCAGGGAATCTGCATGATAGACCTGGATACGATTCAAAAGCTTTCTCCGTTATACGATATAGGTGATTGTGTAAGGTCGCTGTGCGGCCAGAGTGAAGACAATCCGAACAATGTTTTTGACAAAGAAAGATATGAAGCCATTATCAAGGGATATTTGCATGTGGAACAAACGGCCTTTGCAACAATCCTTTCGGATACCGAAAAGGCTCTCATTCCTCAAGCTTGCCAGCTGATTATGCTTGGCTTGGCATCACGTTTCTTAAATGATTATATAGACGACAATTACTTTGGCTGGGATGAAACAAGGTACACAAGCCGAAAGGACCACAACCTGGCCCGAGCTATAGGACAGATCGCTTTGTGGCACAGCATGAAACAGCAGGCTTGA
- a CDS encoding DUF1801 domain-containing protein: MRKEKAEGGFGGNSAFSFRNQIEDSPATCLNTWKAEHRRKILFSLEEKEIGRAQNEKSKEYFSVVWRGFRAVAGLASLLGVLLKKCSNFVQKTPPKTFMQSKAKTPSEYIKALTAEQKTVIEYVRKNLKSFLPKEVAEFMQWGMICYSVPLKIFPEGYLNDPKQPLPFMGLAVQKNYYALYLMTVYGDPKTYKMLVDGYKKSGKKLDMGKSCLRFKKIEDLDLKTIQQVLKNQSVKKYIEAYKKSRQK, encoded by the coding sequence TTGAGAAAAGAAAAAGCGGAAGGGGGGTTTGGGGGGAATTCCGCTTTTTCTTTTCGAAATCAAATTGAGGACAGCCCCGCCACCTGCCTGAATACTTGGAAGGCAGAACACCGCAGAAAAATACTCTTTTCATTAGAAGAAAAAGAAATCGGGCGCGCGCAAAATGAAAAGAGCAAAGAGTATTTTTCTGTGGTGTGGCGAGGTTTCCGAGCAGTGGCGGGGCTGGCTTCCTTATTGGGGGTTTTGCTCAAAAAATGTTCGAACTTCGTCCAGAAAACACCGCCAAAGACATTTATGCAATCAAAAGCCAAGACTCCCAGTGAATATATCAAAGCGCTAACAGCAGAGCAGAAAACTGTTATAGAGTATGTGCGCAAAAATTTGAAATCTTTCTTACCGAAAGAAGTTGCTGAGTTTATGCAATGGGGAATGATTTGCTATTCTGTCCCGCTAAAAATATTTCCCGAAGGCTATTTAAATGATCCAAAGCAGCCATTGCCTTTTATGGGTCTGGCGGTTCAAAAAAATTATTACGCTTTGTATCTAATGACGGTATACGGCGACCCAAAGACTTACAAGATGCTGGTTGATGGATATAAAAAGTCTGGCAAGAAATTGGATATGGGAAAAAGCTGTTTGCGGTTTAAGAAAATTGAAGATTTGGATTTAAAAACTATACAGCAAGTTTTAAAGAATCAGTCGGTGAAAAAATACATTGAAGCATATAAAAAATCACGTCAGAAATAG
- a CDS encoding AAA family ATPase: MSSKIPKPNIGSEWRKWDLHVHSPASDGFSGTWDQFETQLKNADCDVIGINDYFSVAGYKQIKEKIDKGDLDVGGKKILPVVEFRMTESVQNKNTTTNGATHFNFHIIFDDQIQIADIENLIKGLKSNGTKISGDYDDKAKLKDKKISLGSLLTELNQDEKFKDKFLLWLPYDEYGGIDEIDPNSDEWIKSNYIRTADVLGSSRQKQIDFFLWKSDLKTDGTVKFTQDQFRGWFLRKKACIKGSDSHAQDYPIGKLKDKDSKPIEKYCWIKAEPTFEGLKQIVYEPETRIFIGEEKPKKPINTIDTITLKIPTDAKVGEDKFCFAGNNGSYNLSPYFNCFIGGRGSGKSTILNFLGLHSNNPDSPKKFWNNLSPSFDPNDNNIFSFGGTEIFEFLAQSEIETFARDKSKFTQAIYDRANSHAGNILEEYEEEIESLKGKLGQIIQAVSDLKTLEDQKIAKEKEKRTLESSVKVLSSKEYNEVITGITDKSKELQELEDWKENISDLKNSLSDLIPESESEESKEEVEKTEYEKAYDLAVAKIAEAVELLKEEKFAEEAKKESEIKKALTELEAKAKTLIEKAGYTPESVEQIKSAPQKITNLESEIKSLTAQIEAKTKVLATLENVVAGLSTNKQNYETKITEILKPLQDLLKKQFEDNQGKDIKQISLEYSFNEKGAWVALAEEFYNYFFTKYHDTERGKEVCEFITGNEQTFSKNSFDDVRKIIQQSQKSDKKYTKFLDEVFKEEKNFQIFQAIRDKHLYDVKLNKIIQVKYDNRDVEQASFGQRCTAVVVILLLFGNYPLIIDEPEAHLDSSLIANYLVPLLKEKKSDRQIIFATHNANFVINGDAEKIFILKNESGQTEVIETTIEDTKNREELLKLEGGKEAFEKRGEKLNIK, encoded by the coding sequence ATGAGCAGTAAGATTCCAAAACCAAATATCGGCTCCGAATGGAGAAAATGGGATTTGCATGTGCATAGCCCTGCTTCTGACGGCTTTTCTGGTACTTGGGATCAATTTGAAACTCAACTGAAAAACGCTGATTGTGATGTTATTGGGATAAATGATTATTTTTCAGTAGCAGGATACAAACAAATCAAAGAAAAAATCGACAAGGGCGATTTAGATGTTGGCGGTAAGAAAATCCTGCCCGTTGTTGAATTTCGAATGACTGAAAGCGTACAAAACAAAAACACCACAACAAACGGGGCAACTCATTTCAATTTTCATATTATTTTTGATGACCAAATACAAATTGCTGACATTGAAAATTTAATTAAGGGGTTGAAAAGCAACGGAACAAAAATCAGTGGCGATTATGATGACAAAGCCAAACTGAAAGATAAGAAAATCTCCCTCGGTTCTTTGCTAACTGAATTAAACCAGGACGAAAAATTTAAGGATAAATTTTTATTGTGGCTTCCGTATGATGAATACGGCGGTATTGATGAAATTGATCCGAATTCAGATGAGTGGATAAAGAGTAATTACATAAGAACTGCTGATGTTTTAGGTTCTTCACGACAAAAACAAATTGATTTTTTCCTTTGGAAATCTGATTTGAAAACTGACGGAACTGTAAAATTTACACAAGATCAGTTTCGCGGTTGGTTTTTACGAAAAAAGGCTTGTATAAAAGGAAGCGATTCACACGCTCAAGATTATCCAATTGGAAAGCTAAAGGATAAAGATTCAAAACCGATTGAAAAATATTGCTGGATTAAAGCCGAGCCAACATTTGAGGGATTGAAGCAAATTGTTTATGAGCCAGAAACAAGAATTTTTATTGGTGAGGAAAAACCAAAAAAGCCGATAAACACGATTGACACAATTACTCTAAAAATTCCTACCGACGCAAAAGTTGGCGAAGATAAGTTTTGTTTTGCTGGGAATAACGGCTCATATAACTTAAGCCCATATTTTAATTGTTTTATCGGTGGTAGAGGATCAGGAAAAAGCACTATTTTGAATTTTCTGGGATTGCATTCAAACAACCCCGATTCTCCAAAAAAGTTTTGGAATAATTTAAGCCCCTCTTTTGATCCGAATGACAACAATATTTTTTCCTTTGGCGGAACTGAAATTTTTGAATTTTTAGCTCAAAGCGAAATAGAAACTTTTGCGCGGGATAAATCTAAATTTACGCAAGCAATTTATGACAGAGCTAATTCGCACGCAGGTAATATTTTAGAGGAATACGAGGAAGAAATTGAATCCTTGAAAGGCAAACTTGGTCAAATTATTCAAGCCGTTTCTGATTTGAAAACTCTTGAGGATCAAAAAATTGCAAAAGAAAAAGAAAAAAGGACGCTTGAAAGTAGCGTTAAAGTATTATCGAGCAAAGAATATAACGAGGTTATTACTGGAATTACAGATAAATCAAAAGAGTTGCAGGAGTTAGAAGATTGGAAAGAAAATATATCTGATCTTAAAAATTCACTGTCTGATCTAATTCCAGAATCTGAATCTGAAGAATCAAAAGAAGAAGTTGAAAAAACTGAATACGAAAAAGCCTATGACCTTGCAGTAGCCAAGATTGCTGAAGCGGTTGAATTATTGAAAGAAGAAAAGTTTGCAGAGGAAGCAAAGAAAGAATCGGAGATCAAAAAAGCTCTGACAGAATTGGAAGCTAAAGCCAAGACACTAATTGAGAAAGCTGGTTATACTCCCGAAAGCGTTGAGCAGATCAAATCCGCTCCACAAAAAATAACGAACTTGGAAAGCGAAATTAAGAGCTTAACCGCTCAAATTGAGGCAAAAACAAAAGTGCTTGCAACGCTCGAAAATGTTGTCGCTGGATTAAGCACAAATAAACAAAATTACGAAACAAAAATTACCGAGATATTGAAACCCTTGCAGGATTTATTGAAGAAACAGTTTGAAGACAATCAAGGGAAAGATATCAAGCAAATTTCACTCGAATATTCTTTCAACGAAAAAGGTGCTTGGGTTGCTCTGGCAGAAGAGTTTTACAATTATTTTTTCACAAAGTACCACGATACGGAACGAGGCAAAGAAGTGTGCGAATTTATAACGGGCAATGAGCAAACTTTTTCCAAAAACTCATTTGACGATGTTAGAAAAATTATCCAACAATCCCAGAAGAGCGATAAAAAATACACCAAATTTCTTGATGAGGTTTTTAAGGAAGAGAAAAATTTTCAAATCTTTCAGGCAATTAGGGATAAACATTTGTACGATGTGAAGCTAAACAAAATAATCCAAGTCAAATATGACAATCGAGATGTTGAACAAGCGTCTTTCGGACAAAGATGTACGGCGGTAGTTGTGATTTTACTTTTGTTTGGGAATTATCCGCTAATTATTGATGAGCCAGAGGCTCATCTTGATAGCTCGTTGATTGCGAATTATCTTGTGCCTTTGTTGAAAGAGAAAAAATCAGATCGCCAAATCATTTTTGCCACCCATAACGCAAATTTTGTAATCAACGGAGATGCAGAGAAAATTTTCATTTTGAAAAATGAATCGGGGCAAACGGAAGTTATTGAAACGACAATTGAGGACACAAAAAACAGAGAGGAATTGCTAAAACTTGAAGGCGGAAAAGAGGCATTTGAAAAAAGAGGTGAAAAGCTTAATATTAAATAG
- a CDS encoding DNA translocase FtsK 4TM domain-containing protein — translation MARTKRKYTKRQEEDSSLKLKTPKLNLAHETKRSISIIVFIVLAGVVGLSLIGAAGTLGQLIFKFISILFGVIAYLVPFLFLLIAWVLFKSKPKVTEDEIGEEEEQAHPYLRTYLGVFLLTGGAAGLIHALYIDEGQTAFSLASSGKAGGYLGAMLAGPLLSALGFWAGGLIILGILVIGILVAFNFTPLKLWNKKKEQELENKVTELKINAMNERVSDASGADGEEEEEVQVQPVEPVVNVTTGKQTKEDKAISAMESIILEDRRDWKLPPFDLLEENKSKVDSGDIEANVALIQKTLADFGINVEMGEVNVGPTVTQYTFAPAPGVKLNQIATLQSNLALALAAPQSLRMELPIPGKSLVGIEVPNKSTALVTLREVMQTTDFVNNSGKLVMALGRDVAGRPQIVDLAKMPHLLVAGATNTGKSVAVNSMIISLLYRNTPQDVKFIMVDPKRVELTPYNGIPHLLTSPIVDTDKAINALKWAVAEMERRYKLVAEAGKRNITEYNEKNELKLPYIVIVVDELADLIAVAKQDVEAAIVRLAQMARAVGIHLVLATQRPSTEVITGLIKANITSRVAFKVPSQIDSRTIIDASGAEKLLGRGDMLFTSAETTKPRRIQGTLVIEKEVHKVVDFFKNQAGAVIYNEEIVDKPKKGLGIPGMSDSGGGGSDEDDLFEEAKEEVLRAGKASASLLQRRLRVGYARAARLLDILEDAGIVGPADGAKPREVYGVSDSERAEYGGEEQDL, via the coding sequence ATGGCTCGTACTAAAAGAAAATATACCAAGCGACAGGAAGAAGACAGCTCACTAAAATTGAAGACCCCAAAACTTAACCTTGCTCACGAAACCAAGCGCAGCATCTCTATAATTGTATTTATAGTTTTGGCCGGCGTTGTGGGTTTGAGCTTAATCGGAGCGGCCGGAACTCTGGGCCAGCTAATTTTTAAATTCATCTCCATACTTTTTGGAGTAATCGCATACTTAGTGCCGTTCTTGTTTTTGCTTATTGCCTGGGTGTTGTTTAAGTCCAAACCAAAAGTCACAGAAGATGAGATCGGAGAAGAGGAGGAGCAGGCCCATCCTTACCTGCGCACTTACTTAGGAGTGTTTCTGCTTACCGGGGGCGCTGCTGGGTTGATTCATGCTCTATATATAGATGAAGGCCAGACAGCATTCAGCTTGGCAAGCAGTGGAAAAGCTGGCGGCTACCTGGGCGCGATGCTTGCTGGACCTTTGCTAAGCGCGCTTGGTTTTTGGGCTGGGGGGCTGATCATTTTAGGAATTCTTGTTATCGGCATTTTGGTTGCCTTTAACTTTACTCCTTTGAAGCTATGGAATAAGAAGAAGGAGCAGGAACTGGAAAATAAAGTTACCGAACTCAAGATCAATGCAATGAATGAGCGGGTTAGTGATGCAAGCGGTGCTGATGGTGAAGAAGAGGAAGAGGTGCAGGTTCAGCCAGTGGAGCCGGTTGTAAATGTTACGACAGGAAAACAAACAAAAGAGGACAAAGCTATCTCTGCAATGGAATCAATAATTTTAGAGGACCGCCGCGACTGGAAGCTTCCTCCATTTGATTTATTAGAAGAAAATAAGAGCAAAGTGGATTCGGGTGATATCGAAGCTAATGTCGCTTTGATTCAAAAAACTCTAGCAGACTTCGGCATTAATGTGGAGATGGGAGAGGTTAATGTTGGTCCGACGGTAACTCAATATACTTTTGCTCCGGCACCAGGCGTAAAGTTGAACCAGATCGCGACTCTGCAAAGCAACTTAGCGCTGGCTTTGGCTGCGCCGCAATCTTTACGTATGGAATTGCCGATTCCAGGCAAGTCTCTAGTAGGCATCGAAGTGCCAAACAAGTCTACTGCGCTGGTGACTTTGCGCGAAGTAATGCAGACTACGGATTTTGTTAATAATTCCGGCAAGCTCGTTATGGCTTTAGGTCGCGATGTAGCCGGTCGACCTCAAATAGTGGATTTGGCTAAAATGCCCCACTTATTGGTAGCTGGCGCGACTAACACAGGTAAGAGTGTGGCTGTAAACAGCATGATCATTTCTTTGCTTTACCGAAACACCCCGCAGGATGTGAAGTTTATTATGGTAGATCCGAAGCGCGTGGAATTAACTCCGTACAACGGTATCCCTCACCTATTGACCTCGCCAATTGTAGATACAGACAAAGCTATCAATGCTCTTAAGTGGGCAGTGGCAGAAATGGAACGGCGTTATAAGCTGGTGGCAGAAGCCGGCAAGCGCAACATTACAGAATACAATGAGAAGAACGAACTTAAGCTCCCTTATATAGTAATAGTAGTAGACGAGTTGGCAGATTTAATTGCAGTCGCCAAGCAGGATGTAGAAGCAGCCATTGTACGGTTGGCTCAGATGGCTCGTGCAGTTGGTATTCACTTGGTTTTAGCTACGCAAAGGCCAAGTACGGAAGTTATCACAGGTTTGATCAAAGCCAATATTACTTCTCGTGTAGCATTCAAAGTTCCAAGTCAGATTGACAGCCGAACTATTATTGATGCCAGCGGTGCAGAAAAACTTTTGGGACGCGGTGATATGTTGTTCACTTCTGCAGAGACTACCAAGCCTAGACGTATACAAGGTACTCTGGTAATAGAAAAGGAAGTTCATAAAGTCGTAGACTTCTTTAAGAATCAAGCAGGTGCAGTAATTTATAACGAAGAAATAGTTGATAAGCCTAAAAAAGGTTTAGGTATTCCAGGGATGTCAGACAGCGGTGGCGGCGGCAGTGATGAAGATGACTTGTTTGAGGAGGCTAAGGAAGAGGTCTTGCGCGCAGGGAAAGCATCCGCATCTTTGTTGCAAAGACGTTTGCGCGTAGGCTACGCCCGGGCTGCTCGTTTGTTGGACATCTTGGAAGATGCAGGAATCGTCGGACCTGCCGACGGAGCCAAGCCACGTGAGGTTTATGGTGTATCCGACTCTGAACGCGCCGAATACGGCGGGGAAGAACAAGACTTGTAA
- a CDS encoding DUF4115 domain-containing protein, producing MSEGFETKKVAQETLGEYLYSIRQHLGLTIEEVGQKTGIFEKFISALEEGKYQVLPPDVYVLGFLKKMAELYRISCEDITEQFKKEKGITLESFREKITPKKGWQALVSQISITPAFLTIASGLVLGVGAFAYILFQALSVNHTPSLTILEPRSDTVLQGSSVVVKGKTEPGITVSVNSQNVLVQSDGSFETTLGVAPGQKDVRFGATNRFGKQKHELVSLRIDDVPKVAGEATSQPSEIVLELKFKKATTISIKRDGQSLSEELVPSGATKKIVAQDDIEVTTSDAGSTEAVFNGNNFGVLGKAGQTLTIPFNREANEFVKENNPSATTKKILN from the coding sequence ATGTCAGAAGGATTTGAAACAAAAAAAGTGGCTCAAGAAACCTTAGGGGAATACCTATACTCTATTCGCCAGCATTTAGGCTTAACTATCGAAGAAGTCGGCCAGAAAACAGGAATTTTTGAGAAATTCATCTCTGCTTTAGAAGAAGGCAAATATCAGGTTTTGCCGCCGGACGTGTACGTGTTAGGGTTTTTAAAAAAAATGGCGGAATTGTACCGAATTTCCTGCGAAGATATTACTGAGCAGTTTAAAAAGGAAAAAGGTATTACCCTCGAATCATTCCGGGAGAAGATTACCCCCAAAAAGGGCTGGCAGGCTCTAGTCTCCCAAATCTCTATAACCCCAGCATTCCTGACTATCGCTTCTGGTCTGGTCCTCGGCGTAGGGGCTTTTGCCTACATTTTGTTTCAAGCCCTTTCTGTTAACCACACCCCATCTCTCACTATTTTAGAGCCGCGTTCGGACACTGTTCTGCAGGGCAGTTCCGTGGTGGTTAAAGGCAAGACAGAGCCAGGAATTACTGTTAGCGTAAATTCGCAAAACGTTTTAGTGCAAAGTGATGGTAGCTTCGAAACTACTCTGGGTGTGGCTCCAGGACAAAAAGATGTTCGTTTCGGGGCCACTAATCGGTTTGGAAAGCAGAAGCATGAATTAGTATCGCTGCGAATTGATGATGTGCCTAAAGTTGCTGGCGAAGCCACTTCGCAGCCATCAGAAATAGTTTTGGAGTTGAAGTTTAAAAAAGCGACTACTATTTCCATTAAGCGCGACGGCCAGTCTTTGTCCGAGGAGTTAGTTCCGAGCGGAGCTACCAAAAAGATTGTCGCGCAGGATGACATCGAAGTTACCACCAGCGATGCTGGCAGTACGGAAGCAGTCTTTAATGGAAATAATTTTGGGGTATTGGGAAAAGCAGGACAGACATTGACTATTCCATTTAACAGAGAAGCCAATGAATTTGTAAAGGAAAATAATCCTTCGGCAACTACTAAAAAGATTCTTAATTAA
- a CDS encoding Hsp20/alpha crystallin family protein translates to MARQKQSFFGKIMGGNVAEPETVEKVYVEQDYYDEGSPVGVNVANPADEEEGYEEEEEGADEELDEGEDYSDEEEADEDGEEYEEAPEEPPVKPAAVSTPISKQDEDWMTDYEGALNIDMYQTKDNVIIKSTIAGVRPDDIDITVANDMVTIQGSRSREEKIHDDDYFYQECYWGGFSRSVIVPVDIDSEHIRSRSQRRYSYHNHSKSR, encoded by the coding sequence ATGGCAAGACAAAAGCAATCATTTTTTGGCAAAATCATGGGCGGGAATGTGGCCGAACCAGAGACCGTGGAAAAGGTCTATGTAGAGCAGGATTACTATGATGAAGGTTCTCCAGTAGGGGTAAACGTCGCTAATCCGGCTGACGAAGAAGAGGGTTACGAGGAAGAAGAAGAGGGTGCAGACGAAGAATTGGACGAAGGAGAGGATTATTCCGATGAAGAAGAAGCTGATGAAGACGGAGAAGAGTATGAAGAAGCTCCGGAAGAGCCTCCAGTAAAGCCGGCTGCTGTTTCTACTCCTATTTCTAAGCAGGACGAAGACTGGATGACAGATTACGAAGGCGCCTTGAACATAGATATGTATCAAACAAAGGATAATGTAATCATCAAGTCCACCATAGCCGGTGTTCGCCCGGATGATATTGATATTACCGTGGCAAACGACATGGTGACCATCCAGGGTTCTCGCTCCCGAGAAGAGAAAATCCATGATGATGACTACTTCTACCAAGAATGTTACTGGGGAGGATTCTCCCGAAGCGTGATCGTACCGGTAGATATCGACAGCGAACACATCAGAAGCCGATCTCAAAGACGGTATTCTTACCATAATCATTCCAAAAGCCGCTAA
- the recA gene encoding recombinase RecA has product MAKAAKAKKTVEASGKAGAIENAIDQIRDKFGDGSIMKISDNQKLNVEAIPTGSISLDMALGVGGIPKGRIVEIYGPESSGKTTLTLHMIAEVQKQGGQAAFIDAEHALDPEYAKKIGVQLEDLLVSQPDSGEQALDIAETLVRSNALDLIVIDSVAALTPRAEIEGEMGASHMGLQARLMSQALRKLTGIISKTSTTVIFINQIRMKIGVMFGNPETTTGGNALKFYASVRVEVRRSAQIKNGDKIIGNRTKAKVVKNKVAPPFKVAEFDIMYNEGISAAGDVLDTGILMEVIAKSGNSYSFEDIKLGVGRETAKTFLKENPEVFKKVDKALRDKLKSGDTIPNKGMEDMEEDEE; this is encoded by the coding sequence ATGGCAAAAGCAGCAAAAGCAAAAAAAACAGTCGAAGCTTCCGGCAAGGCCGGGGCAATAGAAAATGCTATCGATCAGATTCGCGACAAGTTTGGTGATGGCAGTATTATGAAGATTTCTGACAACCAGAAATTAAATGTAGAAGCCATCCCGACAGGAAGCATCAGCTTGGACATGGCGCTTGGAGTGGGCGGTATTCCAAAAGGAAGAATTGTAGAAATCTACGGACCGGAAAGTTCCGGTAAGACTACTTTGACTCTGCATATGATTGCAGAAGTTCAGAAGCAGGGTGGACAGGCAGCTTTTATTGACGCCGAGCATGCATTGGATCCGGAGTATGCAAAAAAGATTGGAGTGCAGCTGGAAGATTTATTAGTCTCTCAGCCAGACAGCGGCGAACAGGCGTTGGATATCGCTGAAACTTTAGTTCGCAGCAACGCTTTGGATTTAATCGTAATCGACTCCGTAGCTGCGTTGACTCCTCGTGCAGAAATCGAAGGAGAGATGGGGGCTTCTCATATGGGTTTGCAGGCACGATTGATGTCTCAGGCATTGCGTAAGCTTACCGGCATTATTTCTAAAACCAGCACCACTGTAATTTTCATCAACCAGATCCGCATGAAGATCGGAGTTATGTTTGGAAATCCGGAAACCACCACTGGCGGTAATGCGCTCAAGTTTTATGCTTCTGTACGCGTAGAAGTTCGCCGCAGCGCTCAGATCAAAAACGGCGACAAAATTATCGGCAACCGTACTAAAGCCAAGGTTGTAAAGAATAAAGTGGCTCCGCCTTTCAAGGTAGCTGAATTCGACATTATGTATAACGAGGGTATTTCCGCAGCAGGCGACGTTTTGGATACTGGCATTTTGATGGAAGTAATCGCTAAGAGCGGTAATTCTTATTCATTCGAAGATATAAAGCTGGGAGTAGGGCGAGAAACCGCTAAAACGTTCCTTAAGGAAAACCCAGAAGTCTTTAAAAAGGTTGATAAAGCTTTGCGTGACAAGCTTAAATCCGGTGATACTATCCCTAACAAAGGCATGGAAGACATGGAAGAAGACGAAGAATAA